In one Fodinicola acaciae genomic region, the following are encoded:
- a CDS encoding GNAT family N-acetyltransferase, with product MQTNISALSAAPLEGALVRLVLLTPEELKLVASGGRLDWYADGYPRQDDSDAAKMWLRAGEADRVWSVRHVIRRSDGLAVGSIGFFGPPDENGEAEIGYGLVESARRQGLISDAIALSVAAAEAAGARVIAHTAADNLASQGALLKAGFVRDDGENEDGEWRYARPA from the coding sequence GTGCAGACGAACATTTCCGCGCTCAGCGCCGCGCCGCTGGAAGGCGCCCTTGTCCGACTCGTCCTTCTTACGCCCGAGGAGCTCAAGCTCGTCGCCTCCGGCGGCCGGCTCGACTGGTACGCCGACGGCTATCCGCGCCAGGACGACTCCGACGCGGCCAAGATGTGGCTGCGTGCCGGTGAGGCCGACCGGGTCTGGTCGGTCCGCCACGTGATCCGCCGCAGCGACGGCCTCGCCGTCGGCAGCATCGGGTTTTTCGGTCCACCGGACGAAAACGGCGAGGCCGAGATCGGCTACGGCCTGGTCGAGTCGGCGCGCCGGCAGGGGTTGATCAGCGACGCGATCGCGCTGTCTGTCGCGGCCGCCGAAGCCGCCGGAGCGCGGGTGATCGCGCACACCGCGGCCGACAACCTCGCCAGCCAGGGCGCGTTGCTGAAGGCCGGTTTCGTCCGCGATGACGGCGAGAACGAGGATGGTGAGTGGAGGTACGCGCGTCCCGCCTGA
- a CDS encoding protein kinase domain-containing protein: MQPVRPQDPVWIGAYRVLARLGAGGMGVVYLARSPGGRLAAVKVIREVYAGDPDFRARFRREIVAAGRVTGTFTAAVLDAGPEADRPWLATAYLPGLTLSEAVATYGGMPAMSVRALAAGLAEALDAIHRVGVVHRDFKPGNVILTAGGPRVIDFGIAHPTDVTAITRVGGVVGSPGFMSPEQVAGEPVGPASDVFTLGSVLAYAATGAEAFGEGPPQARMYRVLTRQADLSGVTEAWLADLITACFRAKPQHRPTAADLLGSLGGTGTSLHGTAWLPGSVAEAVDRRTADARQIPELPASHVAADPAVLDTPTVEPEAVRPQRKPRRRLIVAGLAGAGVLAATGGVAAWFVNDRKETPTPHGATASAPPPEAAVLWRLHVADYYPGMAADSGYLVVWEDRTVRAVDPRTRRIRWSRTTESVHVGTFVTIGAGIAYVSGLGGLAGNSTTAVRIASGATAWSYPGWPRPLPVTLGTVAFFNDPVMAVDAASGARRWTSSVGAASGIIAGDGVVVAATAKAMTALDPGTGRQLWSYPVTQPSLGVAGGSIVFCTDKNGDLHAVRGGKPLWRKHLGSAISEMQLDGGVLYVVAAGGAIVAMKADTGQPRWTTRIATGSGERYGQLTKLAVSGGVVYLSSTDRKAYALDAATGRVLWTYSADVSYFSAPVAVAGAVFVGVRSGDLVALRPPGGAGAGP; this comes from the coding sequence GTGCAGCCGGTACGTCCGCAGGATCCGGTCTGGATCGGTGCGTACCGGGTGCTCGCGCGTCTCGGCGCCGGCGGCATGGGCGTCGTGTACCTGGCGCGGTCGCCTGGCGGCCGGCTGGCGGCGGTGAAGGTGATCCGCGAGGTGTACGCCGGCGACCCGGACTTTCGCGCCAGGTTCCGCCGCGAGATCGTCGCGGCCGGCCGGGTCACCGGCACCTTCACCGCGGCGGTGCTGGACGCCGGCCCGGAGGCCGACCGGCCGTGGTTGGCGACCGCGTACCTGCCGGGCCTGACGCTGTCGGAGGCGGTCGCGACGTACGGTGGCATGCCGGCGATGTCGGTACGCGCGCTGGCGGCCGGGCTGGCCGAGGCGCTCGACGCCATCCACCGGGTCGGGGTGGTGCACCGGGATTTCAAGCCTGGCAACGTGATCCTGACCGCCGGCGGACCGAGGGTGATCGACTTCGGCATCGCGCATCCGACCGACGTCACGGCGATCACCAGGGTCGGCGGCGTGGTCGGCTCGCCTGGCTTCATGTCGCCCGAGCAGGTGGCCGGCGAGCCGGTCGGTCCGGCCAGCGACGTGTTCACGCTCGGCTCGGTGCTCGCGTACGCGGCGACCGGCGCGGAGGCCTTCGGTGAGGGGCCGCCGCAGGCGCGGATGTATCGCGTCCTCACCAGGCAGGCCGACCTGAGCGGCGTCACCGAGGCCTGGCTGGCGGACCTGATCACCGCGTGTTTCCGTGCCAAACCACAACATCGGCCGACCGCCGCCGACCTGCTCGGCTCGCTCGGCGGCACTGGTACGTCGCTGCACGGCACCGCGTGGCTGCCCGGCTCGGTCGCCGAGGCGGTCGACCGGCGTACGGCCGACGCGCGGCAGATCCCGGAGCTGCCGGCCAGTCACGTGGCGGCCGATCCGGCGGTCCTGGACACGCCGACCGTCGAGCCGGAAGCCGTACGACCGCAACGAAAACCACGCCGCCGGCTGATCGTCGCCGGCCTGGCGGGCGCCGGCGTGCTCGCGGCCACCGGGGGAGTCGCGGCCTGGTTTGTCAATGACCGCAAGGAAACGCCAACGCCTCACGGAGCGACAGCGAGCGCACCACCGCCTGAGGCCGCGGTTTTGTGGCGGCTGCACGTCGCCGACTACTATCCCGGGATGGCGGCGGACTCCGGATATCTGGTCGTGTGGGAGGACCGGACGGTCCGCGCCGTCGACCCGCGTACGCGCCGGATTCGTTGGTCGCGCACCACGGAATCGGTGCACGTCGGCACCTTCGTGACGATCGGCGCCGGCATCGCCTACGTCAGCGGCCTCGGTGGCCTGGCCGGCAACAGTACGACCGCGGTGCGCATCGCTTCCGGCGCCACGGCCTGGTCGTATCCTGGCTGGCCACGGCCGCTGCCGGTGACGCTCGGAACGGTCGCGTTCTTCAACGATCCGGTGATGGCCGTCGACGCCGCGAGCGGCGCACGGAGATGGACCTCGAGCGTCGGCGCGGCCAGCGGCATCATCGCCGGCGACGGCGTTGTCGTTGCGGCGACAGCGAAAGCGATGACCGCACTCGACCCCGGCACCGGCCGCCAGCTGTGGTCTTATCCGGTCACCCAGCCGAGCCTCGGGGTGGCAGGCGGCTCGATTGTCTTCTGTACCGACAAAAACGGCGACCTGCACGCCGTACGCGGTGGAAAACCGCTGTGGCGCAAGCACCTCGGCAGTGCCATCAGCGAGATGCAACTTGACGGTGGCGTCCTGTACGTGGTGGCCGCCGGGGGAGCGATCGTGGCGATGAAGGCCGACACCGGCCAACCGCGGTGGACCACGCGGATCGCCACCGGATCCGGCGAGCGCTATGGCCAGCTGACGAAGCTCGCGGTCAGCGGTGGCGTCGTCTACCTGTCCAGCACTGACCGGAAGGCGTACGCGCTGGATGCCGCGACCGGTCGGGTGCTGTGGACCTACAGTGCGGACGTGTCGTATTTTTCCGCGCCGGTCGCGGTTGCCGGCGCCGTCTTCGTCGGCGTCCGCAGCGGTGACCTGGTCGCGCTGAGACCACCTGGAGGTGCCGGTGCGGGGCCTTGA
- a CDS encoding serine/threonine-protein kinase — protein MRGLEPADPRQVGGYRLLARIGSGGMGTVYFGRSAGGRPVAVKVLHPSFVADPAFRSRFRREVTAARTVGGGFSAPLLDADPDADVPWLVTEFLPAVSLRDAGVLPVEAVWPLAAGIAEALVSVHRAGIAHLDLKPANVLLTADGPRVIDFGIARAMDASTVTHAGVFAGSPGFMSPEQVAGRDAGPASDIFSLGSTLVYAVTGAEPYGDGTPYAKMYRIQHHPPLLEGVTDERLRVLIANLMVPDPAARPTAAQLTGYLASLQANPSSAWLPAPLLAEIQRRAIEAENPPAEIAATAPKNVSRRALLYGGIGAVAAAGVAAIPVVLGLRSALAPKPSPSKKPLTQPYVTRTPSTPATTDLEFTFTGKVTLTSITITINGRATTEKNRKLPWRKVIQVPQGKHGTYAVHYSYTAGELAYRVLIGGIQIATGSAGSTNGDTLDFQGDFDG, from the coding sequence GTGCGGGGCCTTGAGCCAGCCGACCCGCGGCAGGTCGGCGGCTATCGGCTGCTGGCCAGGATCGGTTCCGGCGGCATGGGGACCGTCTACTTCGGACGGTCGGCCGGTGGCCGGCCGGTGGCGGTCAAGGTGCTGCATCCGAGTTTCGTTGCCGATCCGGCGTTTCGGAGCCGGTTTCGCCGTGAGGTGACCGCGGCGCGTACGGTCGGCGGCGGCTTCAGCGCGCCACTGCTCGACGCCGATCCGGACGCGGACGTGCCGTGGCTGGTGACCGAGTTCCTGCCGGCCGTGTCGCTGCGGGATGCCGGTGTGCTGCCAGTCGAGGCGGTCTGGCCGCTGGCCGCCGGCATCGCCGAAGCGCTGGTCTCCGTCCACCGCGCCGGCATCGCGCACCTGGATCTCAAGCCGGCCAACGTGTTGCTCACCGCCGACGGCCCGCGGGTCATCGACTTCGGCATCGCGCGCGCCATGGACGCGAGCACGGTCACACATGCCGGAGTTTTCGCCGGATCGCCCGGATTCATGTCGCCGGAGCAGGTCGCCGGCCGGGACGCCGGTCCGGCCAGCGACATCTTCTCGCTCGGCTCGACGCTGGTCTACGCGGTCACCGGCGCCGAGCCGTACGGTGACGGCACGCCGTACGCGAAGATGTATCGCATCCAGCACCATCCGCCGCTGCTGGAAGGCGTGACCGACGAGCGGCTGCGCGTACTCATCGCCAACCTGATGGTGCCGGACCCGGCGGCCCGGCCGACGGCCGCGCAACTCACCGGATATTTGGCCTCGCTGCAGGCGAATCCGTCGTCGGCATGGCTGCCGGCTCCGTTGTTGGCGGAGATCCAGCGGCGCGCGATCGAGGCGGAGAACCCGCCGGCGGAAATCGCCGCGACGGCACCGAAAAACGTGAGTCGTCGCGCCTTGTTGTATGGCGGCATCGGAGCGGTCGCGGCCGCCGGAGTCGCCGCCATACCCGTCGTGCTCGGCCTCCGGTCAGCCCTGGCGCCGAAGCCGTCACCGAGCAAAAAGCCGCTGACACAGCCATACGTGACGCGTACGCCGTCCACGCCGGCGACGACCGACCTGGAGTTCACCTTCACCGGCAAGGTCACGCTGACCTCGATCACGATCACCATCAACGGCCGCGCCACCACCGAAAAGAACCGGAAACTGCCCTGGCGCAAAGTCATCCAGGTGCCGCAGGGAAAACACGGGACGTACGCGGTGCACTACAGCTACACGGCCGGCGAGCTGGCCTATCGCGTCCTCATCGGCGGCATCCAGATCGCCACCGGCTCGGCCGGCTCGACCAACGGCGACACGCTGGATTTCCAGGGGGACTTCGACGGATAA
- a CDS encoding PIG-L deacetylase family protein: MSDTLELVDEDWSTALAIVAHPDDLEYGTAAAVARWTAQGKRVVYCLATSGEAGIDSIEPERCGPLREAEERAGAALVGVDTVEFLGHPDGMITYGLELRRDIARAVRRHRPDVVVTGNYRDFWEPGALNQADHIAVGRAVLDGVRDAANRWVFRELLDEDLQPWKAKQILVASSPEATHAVDVTDTFDRGVASLAAHADYLRGLGDDAMSDPEEFLEAMARPVGARIGVRFAVAFEVVEL; this comes from the coding sequence ATGAGTGACACCTTGGAACTGGTCGACGAGGACTGGTCGACCGCGCTGGCGATCGTCGCGCATCCGGACGATCTGGAATACGGCACCGCGGCGGCCGTCGCGCGCTGGACCGCGCAAGGCAAACGCGTCGTCTATTGCCTGGCCACCAGCGGCGAGGCCGGCATCGACTCGATCGAGCCGGAGCGTTGTGGACCGCTGCGCGAGGCGGAGGAGCGCGCCGGCGCGGCGCTGGTCGGCGTCGACACGGTCGAGTTCCTGGGGCATCCGGACGGCATGATCACCTACGGCTTGGAGCTGCGCAGGGACATCGCGCGGGCCGTGCGCCGGCACCGGCCGGACGTGGTCGTCACCGGCAACTACCGCGACTTCTGGGAGCCCGGCGCGCTCAACCAGGCCGACCACATCGCGGTTGGACGGGCCGTGCTCGACGGCGTACGCGACGCCGCCAACCGATGGGTCTTCCGCGAGCTGCTGGACGAGGATCTCCAGCCGTGGAAGGCGAAACAGATCCTGGTGGCCAGCAGTCCGGAGGCCACCCACGCGGTCGACGTGACCGACACCTTCGACCGCGGTGTCGCCTCGCTCGCCGCGCACGCCGACTACCTGCGCGGCCTCGGCGACGACGCGATGAGCGACCCGGAGGAGTTCCTGGAGGCGATGGCGCGGCCGGTCGGCGCGCGGATCGGCGTACGTTTCGCCGTCGCCTTCGAGGTCGTCGAGCTCTGA
- a CDS encoding ANTAR domain-containing protein, with amino-acid sequence MTRQVAGDPADREWSHDRKRFAADGAIVGPLARQLSELAQRLAPAPTVADAVRHVVEMTKVVVPAADLVSVTLRDPRGKFRTPFHTDALAVRLDELQYEFGEGPCVEATRTPGEGAIDAPDVATSQSWPRWGPPAAQLGVRSVFAVGLFPYSDPPRMGALNIYSSLLDGLAELDRDVAIVLASFAAAALSGTDAVEAAKLESVQLREALLSRDLIGQAKGILMERRGCSADEAFDVLRRTSQDLNLKLSAVAEAVVAHQKPR; translated from the coding sequence GTGACCAGACAGGTGGCCGGCGACCCGGCCGACAGAGAGTGGTCCCACGACCGGAAACGGTTCGCCGCGGACGGTGCCATCGTGGGGCCGCTCGCGCGTCAGCTCTCCGAGCTCGCGCAGCGACTCGCGCCAGCGCCGACGGTGGCCGACGCCGTGCGGCACGTCGTCGAGATGACGAAGGTGGTCGTGCCGGCCGCCGACCTGGTGAGCGTCACGCTGCGTGACCCGCGCGGCAAGTTTCGCACCCCATTCCACACCGACGCGTTGGCCGTACGGCTGGACGAGCTGCAGTACGAGTTTGGCGAGGGTCCGTGCGTGGAGGCGACGCGTACGCCCGGGGAAGGCGCCATCGACGCTCCGGACGTGGCCACCAGCCAGTCGTGGCCGAGGTGGGGACCCCCTGCGGCGCAGCTGGGCGTACGCAGCGTCTTCGCGGTCGGTCTCTTTCCATACAGCGATCCGCCGCGGATGGGTGCGCTCAACATCTACAGCTCGCTGCTGGACGGTCTCGCCGAGCTGGACCGCGACGTGGCCATCGTGCTCGCGTCCTTCGCGGCGGCCGCGCTGTCCGGCACCGACGCGGTCGAGGCGGCCAAGCTGGAAAGCGTGCAGCTGCGCGAGGCGCTGCTGTCCAGAGACCTCATCGGCCAGGCGAAAGGCATCCTGATGGAACGCCGTGGCTGCTCAGCCGACGAGGCTTTCGACGTGCTGCGGCGTACGTCGCAGGACCTCAACCTGAAGCTGTCCGCGGTGGCCGAAGCGGTGGTGGCACACCAGAAACCGCGCTGA
- a CDS encoding Dps family protein, which translates to MDVTIRGPLTDDARKITGDALQGALVDLIDLSLVAKQLHWNVVGRSFRSVHLQLDEVVDVARKYADEVAERAAAISVNADGRAETVAKSSNVPHVEDVGWVDDQKVIKMMVDAHRAVIAGMRDRIDALDKPDPVSQDLLIQASAELEKSYWMWQAEQPGTGAKPAT; encoded by the coding sequence GTGGACGTGACGATACGTGGACCGTTGACCGATGACGCGCGGAAAATCACCGGTGACGCGCTGCAGGGCGCGCTGGTTGACCTGATCGATCTTTCGCTGGTCGCCAAGCAGCTGCACTGGAACGTGGTGGGCCGCAGTTTCCGCAGCGTGCATCTGCAGCTGGACGAGGTCGTCGACGTGGCGCGGAAGTACGCCGACGAGGTCGCCGAGCGGGCCGCCGCGATCAGCGTGAACGCCGACGGCCGCGCCGAGACGGTGGCCAAGAGCAGCAACGTGCCACACGTCGAGGACGTCGGCTGGGTCGACGACCAGAAGGTCATCAAGATGATGGTCGACGCTCACCGCGCGGTCATCGCCGGGATGCGTGACCGCATCGACGCGCTCGACAAGCCCGACCCGGTCAGCCAGGACCTGCTGATCCAGGCGAGCGCGGAGCTCGAGAAGTCCTACTGGATGTGGCAGGCCGAACAGCCAGGCACCGGCGCGAAGCCGGCGACGTGA
- a CDS encoding complex I subunit 5 family protein, with the protein MTSLPPLLIAVPLLAACVLLAGSRLLPRLAVDLLSTLAATIALVIAGFLVVATKDERVVSWAGGWRRIGIALSVDPTSAWLACLICFLGACALLYGWRYFEEVRAHYHALLLLFLAGMLGFAITGDLFDMFVFFELMGATAYALTGFKVEEPESVQGAFSFAVVNSLGGYLCLMGIGLLYARTGALNLVALGEAVRGRPVDLLVIAAFVLVGCGWLVKAAAVPFHFWLVDAHAVAPTPVCVLFSGVMAPLGVYGLARVESTVFASVQPMAQRVFLVLGIVTAIVGAIMCVTQRHLKRLLAYSTVAHIGIFLVGLSTLDIRSTGVYLLAHAGVKGALFLLVGILLAKHCSVDEIDLHRDADRSVFRGILFAIAALALAGLPPFGTALGKSLLEDSGTGIAVLLIAVSAVTGGAVLRAGLRVHFGLGPPPESEQEVSKGEERDPEVTGRTHLTMVAAILVLLGFGLAIGILPSTAPEWTLHGVLLGLLSTALAGAVAAMSIWKHHFGRRIRPAINVLHRVHSGHVGDYAAWLMAGVAFVALLAVF; encoded by the coding sequence ATGACCTCCCTGCCGCCATTGCTGATCGCGGTGCCGCTGCTGGCGGCCTGCGTCCTGCTGGCCGGCAGCCGGCTGCTCCCCCGGCTCGCCGTTGACCTGCTGTCGACGCTCGCGGCGACGATCGCCCTGGTCATCGCCGGATTCCTCGTGGTGGCAACGAAAGACGAACGCGTGGTGAGCTGGGCCGGCGGCTGGCGGCGGATCGGCATCGCGCTGTCGGTGGACCCGACCAGCGCGTGGCTCGCCTGCCTGATCTGCTTTCTCGGCGCCTGCGCGCTGCTGTACGGATGGCGCTATTTCGAAGAGGTTCGCGCGCATTATCACGCGTTGCTCCTGCTGTTTCTGGCCGGCATGCTCGGCTTCGCCATCACCGGCGACCTGTTCGACATGTTCGTCTTCTTCGAGCTGATGGGTGCGACCGCGTACGCACTGACCGGCTTCAAGGTCGAGGAACCGGAGTCGGTGCAGGGTGCGTTTTCCTTCGCGGTGGTCAACTCGCTCGGCGGGTACCTGTGCCTGATGGGCATCGGCCTGTTGTACGCGCGCACCGGCGCGCTCAACCTCGTCGCCCTGGGCGAGGCCGTGCGCGGCCGTCCGGTCGACCTGCTGGTGATCGCGGCGTTCGTCCTGGTCGGTTGCGGCTGGCTGGTCAAGGCCGCGGCGGTGCCGTTCCATTTCTGGCTCGTGGACGCGCATGCCGTGGCGCCGACGCCGGTGTGCGTGCTGTTCTCCGGCGTGATGGCGCCGCTCGGCGTGTATGGTCTGGCGCGCGTCGAATCGACCGTTTTCGCCAGCGTACAGCCAATGGCACAACGCGTTTTCCTTGTCCTGGGGATCGTCACGGCGATCGTCGGCGCGATCATGTGTGTCACACAACGACATCTCAAGCGTCTGCTCGCGTATTCGACCGTGGCGCACATCGGCATCTTCCTGGTCGGTCTGTCCACATTGGACATCAGGTCCACCGGCGTCTATCTGCTCGCCCATGCCGGCGTGAAAGGCGCGCTGTTCCTGTTGGTCGGGATCCTGCTGGCGAAACACTGCTCGGTGGACGAGATCGACCTGCATCGCGACGCCGACCGCAGTGTTTTCCGCGGCATCCTGTTCGCGATCGCCGCGCTCGCGTTGGCCGGCCTGCCGCCTTTCGGGACGGCATTGGGAAAGTCGCTCCTGGAGGACTCCGGCACCGGCATCGCCGTGCTGCTGATCGCCGTGTCGGCCGTCACCGGCGGCGCGGTGTTGCGCGCCGGCCTACGTGTCCACTTTGGACTCGGCCCGCCGCCGGAAAGCGAGCAGGAGGTCAGCAAAGGCGAGGAACGCGACCCGGAGGTCACCGGTCGTACGCACCTGACGATGGTCGCGGCGATCCTCGTCCTGCTCGGCTTTGGCCTGGCCATTGGCATCCTGCCGAGCACCGCGCCGGAGTGGACGCTCCATGGGGTGCTGCTCGGACTGCTGTCGACCGCGTTGGCCGGCGCGGTCGCGGCGATGTCGATCTGGAAACACCACTTCGGGCGCCGGATCCGGCCAGCCATCAACGTCCTGCACCGCGTGCATTCCGGTCACGTCGGCGACTATGCGGCCTGGTTGATGGCCGGCGTGGCCTTTGTCGCACTGCTCGCAGTGTTTTGA
- a CDS encoding sodium:proton antiporter has protein sequence MAVFPYLIAGYLFVLGVYGVVRSRHLVQTVVCVAVSQSATYVLLLSAGFQKVATAPIFGQSTPVGTSVVDPVVQALTLTDIVVSATVTALLLALAIQIHRRHDTVDPDELRSLRG, from the coding sequence ATGGCGGTTTTCCCTTATCTCATCGCCGGTTATCTGTTCGTGCTCGGCGTGTATGGCGTCGTACGCAGCCGCCATCTCGTGCAGACCGTCGTATGTGTGGCCGTCTCGCAGTCGGCGACGTATGTGCTGCTGCTGTCGGCCGGCTTCCAGAAGGTCGCCACCGCACCGATTTTCGGCCAGTCGACGCCGGTCGGCACATCTGTCGTGGATCCGGTCGTGCAGGCGCTGACGCTGACCGACATCGTCGTGTCGGCGACTGTGACAGCCCTCCTGCTGGCGCTGGCGATCCAGATCCACCGCCGGCACGACACCGTCGATCCCGACGAACTGCGTTCGCTGCGCGGATGA